In a genomic window of Diabrotica undecimpunctata isolate CICGRU chromosome 2, icDiaUnde3, whole genome shotgun sequence:
- the Nmnat gene encoding nicotinamide/nicotinic acid mononucleotide adenylyltransferase 3 isoform X1, translating into MGPPSPIVLLACGSFNPPTNMHLRMFELARDYLHRMGQHVVLGGVISPVHDGYGKEDLMHSNHRLEMVKLALQNHDWVSYSNWECNQESWTRTREVLQYHQNHINAAVNESINNLYDINENELRWIPETIRNGDTGPVRVKLLCGADLLESFGTPSLWANEDLEEIVGRHGLVVITRSNSNPAEFIYNSDLLTKYMANITIVTEWITNEISSTKVRRALRRNESVKYILPDKVVDYIHKNGLYGSQKTLKYLHVPNSVFLTPSPTDITMDSPSPKNCMSICDNNLFSRQQYGTRLSIDTVDSFVKPGLKHPGQAVKVVKERLKVHTIVNNQPEQKASLVRPACL; encoded by the exons ATGGGTCCACCTTCCCCAATAGTGTTATTGGCGTGTGGATCTTTTAATCCTCCTACTAATATGCACCTTAGAATGTTTG AACTTGCCAGGGATTATCTTCATCGTATGGGACAACATGTAGTACTAGGGGGAGTAATATCTCCTGTTCATGATGGTTATGGTAAAGAAGATCTCATGCATTCCAACCACAGACTTGAGATGGTAAAATTGGCCTTACAAAATCATGATTGGGTCAGTTATTCTAATTGGGAATGTAACCAAGAGTCCTGGACTAGAACTAGAGAAGTTTTGCAATATCACCAA AATCATATAAATGCAGCAGTAAATGAAAGCATTAACAACCTTTATGACATTAATGAAAATGAATTAAGGTGGATTCCAGAAACTATTAGAAATGGTGATACTGGTCCTGTTAGAGTAAAATTATTATGTGGTGCTGACCTTTTAGAATCATTTGGGACACCAAGTCTATGGGCAAATGAAGAT TTAGAAGAAATTGTTGGAAGGCATGGGCTGGTAGTTATAACTAGATCAAATTCAAATCCTGCAGAATTCATTTACAATTCAGATTTACTGACAAAATATATG GCAAACATCACAATTGTAACAGAATGGATAACCAATGAAATTAGTTCAACTAAAGTAAGGAGAGCGCTCAGAAGAAATGAATCAGTCAAGTACATTTTGCCTGACAAAGTTGTAGATTATATTCACAAAAATGGTTTGTATGGATCACAAAAAACCCT TAAGTATTTGCACGTTCCCAACTCAGTATTCCTTACACCTTCACCGACAGACATCACCATGGACTCACCGAGTCCCAAAAACTGCATGTCCATTTGTGATAACAACCTATTCTCGAGACAACAATACGGCACACGCTTATCGATTGACACCGTTGACAGCTTCGTAAAGCCTGGCTTGAAACATCCTGGCCAAGCTGTCAAAGTTGTCAAAGAAAGGCTCAAAGTACATACCATCGTTAACAACCAACCTGAACAGAAG
- the Nmnat gene encoding nicotinamide/nicotinic acid mononucleotide adenylyltransferase 1 isoform X2, translating to MGPPSPIVLLACGSFNPPTNMHLRMFELARDYLHRMGQHVVLGGVISPVHDGYGKEDLMHSNHRLEMVKLALQNHDWVSYSNWECNQESWTRTREVLQYHQNHINAAVNESINNLYDINENELRWIPETIRNGDTGPVRVKLLCGADLLESFGTPSLWANEDLEEIVGRHGLVVITRSNSNPAEFIYNSDLLTKYMANITIVTEWITNEISSTKVRRALRRNESVKYILPDKVVDYIHKNGLYGSQKTLPL from the exons ATGGGTCCACCTTCCCCAATAGTGTTATTGGCGTGTGGATCTTTTAATCCTCCTACTAATATGCACCTTAGAATGTTTG AACTTGCCAGGGATTATCTTCATCGTATGGGACAACATGTAGTACTAGGGGGAGTAATATCTCCTGTTCATGATGGTTATGGTAAAGAAGATCTCATGCATTCCAACCACAGACTTGAGATGGTAAAATTGGCCTTACAAAATCATGATTGGGTCAGTTATTCTAATTGGGAATGTAACCAAGAGTCCTGGACTAGAACTAGAGAAGTTTTGCAATATCACCAA AATCATATAAATGCAGCAGTAAATGAAAGCATTAACAACCTTTATGACATTAATGAAAATGAATTAAGGTGGATTCCAGAAACTATTAGAAATGGTGATACTGGTCCTGTTAGAGTAAAATTATTATGTGGTGCTGACCTTTTAGAATCATTTGGGACACCAAGTCTATGGGCAAATGAAGAT TTAGAAGAAATTGTTGGAAGGCATGGGCTGGTAGTTATAACTAGATCAAATTCAAATCCTGCAGAATTCATTTACAATTCAGATTTACTGACAAAATATATG GCAAACATCACAATTGTAACAGAATGGATAACCAATGAAATTAGTTCAACTAAAGTAAGGAGAGCGCTCAGAAGAAATGAATCAGTCAAGTACATTTTGCCTGACAAAGTTGTAGATTATATTCACAAAAATGGTTTGTATGGATCACAAAAAACCCT